A window from Centropristis striata isolate RG_2023a ecotype Rhode Island chromosome 2, C.striata_1.0, whole genome shotgun sequence encodes these proteins:
- the LOC131992371 gene encoding uncharacterized protein LOC131992371 → MMDQSFPLRRQEIVKKEPAVLTMVERWPALFTERQVFAEFNRIASKNLEGDFFEALDQYTPRFIELFKTKKGTVGQKLSELMQHMSWMTPDVTVLRSVVLKGIPILLGDNSSEFFKTCSDTARDEALECITVGVLTAVSEDSPHEGPSSVDLQPISTAIILEGGIVMDRITNLPQAVCLLFGLTYALHLDYPKCMANTLNFIQTVMLGLGKKNLPPKLLTLKNSLLG, encoded by the exons ATGATGGACCAATCATTCCCACTACGCAGacaagaaattgtaaaaaaggAGCCTGCTGTACTGACCATGGTTGAACGATGGCCAGCACTCTTCACAGAGAGACAG GTGTTTGCTGAGTTTAATAGAATTGCCAGTAAAAATCTTGAGGGAGACTTCTTTGAGGCTCTGGACCAGTACACCCCACGTTTCATCgagcttttcaaaacaaaaaagggaaCTGTTGGCCAGAAACTCAGTGAGCTGATGCAGCACATGAGCTGGATG ACACCAGACGTGACCGTACTTCGCTCTGTTGTCCTCAAAGGCATTCCCATTTTACTTGGTGACAACTCCAGTGAATTCTTCAAGACATGCTCT gaTACAGCGAGAGACGAGGCTCTAGAATGCATCACTGTTGGTGTGCTGACAGCTGTCAGTGAAGACAGTCCTCACGAGGGTCCAAGTTCAGTGGACCTCCAGCCCATCTCCACTGCCATCATTCTTGAGGGAGGTATTGTCATGGATCGTATTACAAACTTGCCTCAGGCAGTTTGTCTGTTATTTGGGCTTACATATGCTTTGCATTTGGATTACCCAAAATGCATGGCAAATACACTGAACTTCATTCAGACTGTGATGCTTGGACTGGGAAAGAAAAACCTTCCACCAAAACTGTTAACTCTGAAGAACAGTCTGCTGGGTTAG